The Sporomusaceae bacterium region CGCCGTATCCGGCATCGTGGCGACGGCCGACCTCGTAGCGGCGCTCAGGGCCCTGCACGCCGGCGTGCTCGGGCAACGAGGCAAAGGAGAATGATTATGAGTAAATTCGGACAAGTACTCACCGCGATGGTCACCCCCTTCGACAAAAACATGGCCGTAGACTACGACAAGGCCGCCGAATTGGCCGCCTACCTCGTCGACCACGGCAACGACGGCCTGGTAGTCGCCGGCAGCACCGGCGAAGCCGCCACCCTCACCGACCAGGAACGGCTCAAACTTTTTGAAGTCGTACTGGCGGCCGTTGGCGACCGGGCCTATGTCGTCGGCGGCACCGGCACAAACGACACCGCCACGTCCATCCACCTGACCAGGGAAGCCGCCCGCATCGGCCTGCACGGCGCGATGCTTGTCGCCCCCTACTACAACAAACCCTCCCAGGAAGGCCTCTTCAGGCACTTCGCCGCCGCCGCCGCCGCCGCCCCCGACCTGCCGCTCATCGTCTACAACGTCCCCGGCCGCACCAGCGTCAACCTGCTGCCGGAAACGGTGCTAAGACTGGCGGCGATAAAAAATATCGTCGCCGTCAAAGAAGCCAGCGGGAATTTGGAGCAAATGAGCGAAATAATCCGCATTGCCCCTGAAGGCTTTGACCTCTACTCCGGCGACGACGCCCTCACCCTGCCGGCGCTCGCCGTCGGCGGCTGCGGCGTCATCAGCGTCGCCGGCCACATCGTCGGCCGCGAAATCAAAGCCATGATAGCCGCCTTCTTCGCCGGCGACCTTGCCCGGGCCAGGGAACTGCACCTAAAGCTGATCCCGGTCTTCCGCGCCATGTTCATCGCCACCAACCCCACCCCGGTCAAAGCCGCCGTCAACATGCTCGGCCTCGCGGCCGGCGACGTCCGCCTGCCGCTTGTCGCCCCCGGCGCGGCCGACCTGGACAAAATCCGCGCCGAAATGCGCAAGCTCGACCTGCCGGTCAATACATAACCCGTCAGGAGCGAAAAAAGGGAGGATGGGCCAATGCAGCTCACCGGAGGATACACCAACTACGGGCAGGATATCGGCATCCTCATGCTCGATACCGTCTTCCCCCGTCTGGTGGGCGACATCGGCAACGCCCGCACCTTCCCCTTCCCCGTCCGCTACAAAGTAGTCCGCGGCGCCCTGCCGTCCAGGGTTGTCGAGCAGAACGACAGTCGGCTGCTGGCCGCCTTCGTCGAAGGGGCGCGGGAACTCGCAGCCGAAGGCGTCAAAGCCGTCACCACCAGCTGTGGCTTCCTCGCCGTCTTCCAGCGCGAGCTGGCGGCGGCCGTCGACATTCCCGTGCTCACCTCCAGCCTGTTGCAGGTACCTGCGGTCGAAAAAACGCTCGGGTCGGCGCAAAAGATCGTCATCGTCACCGCCAACAGCGAGCGCCTTTCGCCCCGCCATCTGGCCGGCGCCGGCATCGACAGCGACCGTCATATAATCTTCGGCCTCGAAGACAAAGAGGAATTCTACACCACCTTCGTCCGCCAGAAGACCACCCTCGACGTCGCCGCCCTGCAAAACGAAATGGAAGAAGCCGCCCGCGAGATCAGGGACAGGTTCCCCGACGCCGGCGCGCTCGTCCTCGAATGCACCAACCTGCCGCCCTTCCGGCGCATCTTCGCCCGCATCTCGGGCCGGCCGGTATACGACATCCTGTCGCTCATCGGCTCCCTCGCATTCGCCCGCGGACCGGCGGACGCCGCCGACGCCTGGCAGAACCCCGCCGAGCCCCTTCCCGCCGGCAGCCTTCCGGCTGACATATATAATACCGATAAACAATAATATTTTGGTAGGGTTACCCAAAAAAAGGAGGTAGGTATATGGATCTCGGCACTTCTTTGTGGATTATTACCATCGTGCTCTGCGGCTTTTTCCTCTGGATTTCCTGGCGGGTCCAGGGCAAAGCCGGCGAATCCTTCTCCCAGTACGCCATCGGCGGCGGCAGTTTCCCCCTCTACCTCATCCTCTTCACCGAATTCGCCACCATCATGGGCGTCGGCAACTTCGTCGGCCACGCCGGGCGGGGCTACACCCTCGGCCTGCCGTGGATGGCCTTCATCCTCGGCGAACAAGGCTCCAAGATCCTCTTCGCCCTGCTGTTCGCCGGCATCGCCGGCCGCTTCACCTACAACACCGTCGCCGAAATGGCCGACGACCTCTTCGTCCGCGACAAATGGACGCGGGCCATCGCCGCCATTCTCGCCTGCTGCATCATGATCGCCTGGGTGGGCGGCCAGGGCAAAGCCTTCGGGGCCATCTTCAACATCGCCACCGGGGCCGACCCGCTGCCCATCATCATCTTCTTCTCCGCCGTCTTCATCATCTACACCGCCATCGGCGGCATCCACTCCGTCGTCTGGACCGACCTTTTCCAGGGCGTCCTCGTTCTCGTCCTCGGCGTCGCCTTCTACTTTTTCGCCTTCGAGCCAGTCAACTGGAGCTTCACCGAACTGGGCAACAGGCTGACCGCCATGGGTAAAGGCGATCTGTGGAGCTTCAACAAGGTCAACCCCATGACCATGGTCGTAAACTTCGTCACCGCCACCGTCGGCGTGCTCTCCGCCCAAATTTACTGGCAGCGCTGCTTCGCTGCCAAAAACGCCAGCACCGCCCGCACCGGCCTGCTGTTCAGCGGCTGCGCCGCCCTCATCATGGTTCTCCTCACCTGCCTCGTCGGCATGATCATCCTCACCCTCAACCCCAACCTCAAGGCCGACGACGCCATTCCCTGGATGCTTACCCACTATATGCCGGTGTGGCTGTCGGCGATGGTCTTCACCCTCATCCTCGCCGCTGGCATGTCCTCCGCCGACTCCAACCTCAACTCGGCCACCGTCCTCATTGTCAACGACCTCATCAAGCCCTTCCGGCCCGACCTCGACGACCAGACCCTCGTCAAACTTGCCAAAGGCCTCACCGTCGTCGTCGGTGTCTTCGCCTGCTGGGCGGCGATTCAGGCCTCCACCATCCTCGGCCTCTTCGCCAAAGCCTACGCTATGGCCGGCGGCGGCCTCGTGCCGCTGCTCCTCGTCGGCTTCCTGTGGCGCGAGCGCAGCAGCGAGCCGCTCCAGATGGGCCGCAAAAACTGTAAAGTCACCCCGTGGGGCGCCCGCGTCGGCCTCGTCGTCGGCTCCGTCCTCACCCAGGTGACCGCCCTCGGGCCCAACCGGGTGCTCATCGCCCTCGGCGCCGCCATCGTCCTCATCGTCGTGGTATCCATGCTCACCCGCGACACCGGAAAAGACGCGCCCCAAAGCGTCAGCAACTAACACGACCGCCGCGTGGGGGGGCCATCCCCCCCCTTGCGGCCAACAAGAGGTGAACACATGAGAATCCTCCGGCACCCCATCCTCGGACCCCTTGAAGAACAACCGCCGGTATTCATCGAAGTCGACGGCGAACCCATCCCCGCTCGCGAAGGCGAACCCATCGCCGCCGCCATCATCGCCGCCGGCCGGCTCAAACTGCGCCACACCCGCAAGAGCGGCGAACCGCGCGGCGTATTCTGCGGCATCGGCCGCTGCACCGACTGCGTCATGACCGTTGACGGCCAGGCCAACGTCCGCACCTGCGTAACCCCGGTGCGCGCCGGCATGAAAATCGCCACCCAGGACGCTCAGGCGGCACGGGAGGCGAAAGAATGACCCAGGCAGACACAGACATTATCGTCATCGGCGCCGGTCCGGCCGGCCTGTCGGCCGCCGCCGAAGCGGCCAGGCTGGGAGCCGCCGTCCTCGTCCTCGACGAAAACGACCGTCCCGGCGGCCAGCTCTTCAAACAGATCCACAAATTCTTCGGTTCCAAAGACCACCGGGCCGGCGTCCGCGGCTACGCCATCGGCGACTCGCTGCTCGCGGAAACCGCCCGGCTCGGCGCCCGCATCGAACTCGGCGCCGTCGTCTACGCCATCTACCCCGATCGTCGCGTGGCCGTCATCACCGCCGACCAGCGACGCCTGCTCCTCAACCCGAAAAAAATAATCCTCGCCACCGGCGCCTCCGAAAACGCCCTCGCCTTCCCCGGCTGCACCCTGCCCGGCGTCATGAGCGCCGGCGCCGTCCAGACCATGGTCAACCTCCACCGGGTGCTGCCCGCGGAAAAGACAATCATGATCGGCAGCGGCAACGTCGGCCTCATCGTCAGCTACCAGATCCGCCAGGCCGGCGGCCAGGTCGCGGCCCTCGTCGAAGCCGCCCCCGCCATCGGCGGCTACGGCGTCCACGCCGCCAAAATCTCCCGGCTGGGCGTCCCCATCCTCACCGGCCACACCGTAAAATGCGTCCATGGCGTCGACCGCGTCGAAGGGGTCACCCTCGTCGCCCTCGACGACCGCTTCCGGCCCGTGCCCGGCAGCGAACGCGACGTCGCCGTCGGCTGCGTCGCCATCGCCGTCGGCCTCACCCCGCTGGCCGAGCTCGCCCTCATGTGCGGCTGCAAATTCACCTACATCCCGAAGCTCGGCGGCCACCTGCCAGTCCACGACGACAACATGGAAACAACCGCCGCCGGCATCTACGTCGCCGGCGACATCACCGGCGTCGAAGAAGCCAGCAGCGCCATGGAAGAAGGGCGCCTCGCCGGCATCGCCGCCGCCGAAGCCCTCGGCCGCGTCGCCCCGCAAGAGGCCGCAGCCCTCAAACAAGCTGTGTGGGCGAGGCTCAACGCCCTCAGGACGGGCCGCTTCGGGCAAGCCCGCCGTGACGCCAAAGAGCAGATAACCGCCGAAGGGAGGGGAGCGCATGTCAGCTAACCTCGCCACCTGCGGCTACCTCTCGGCCGACGAACTCGCGGCCTGCCTGCCCTCGCACGAACGAATGGCCAAAGGCCCGGTAGCCGTCATCGAATGCGTGCAGGACATCCCCTGCAACCCCTGCGAGGAAGCCTGCCCCGTCCGCGCCATCACCGTCGGCCTGCCCATCACCTCGCTGCCCGTACTCGACGCCGCCAAATGCATCGGCTGCGGCGTCTGCATCGCCAGGTGCCCGGGGCTCGCCATCTTCGTCGTCGACGCCTCCCGTCCCGGCGACGAAGGCACCGTCCAACTGCCCTACGAAGCCTGGCCGCTGCCCGAGCCCGGCGACGCCGTCAACGCGCTCGACCGCACCGGCCGCCGCGTCGGCGCCGGCGCCGTCGAAAAAGTGCTGGCCTCGAAAACCCAGGACCACACCGCCGTCGTCACCGTCCGCGTCCCCAAAGAACTGCTCAACACCGTCAGGGCAATCAGCGTCGAAGGGAGGGACGGAGCATGAGCAAACACATCTGCCGCTGCGAAGAAGTAAACGAAGACGAAATCCGCCAGGCCATCGCCGAAGGCGCCACCACCGTCACCGGCGTCAAAAGACGCACCGGAGCCGGCATGGGCCTCTGCCAGGGCCGGACCTGCCGCCGCCTCATCGTCGGCCTTATCGCCGCCGAAACCGGCCAAAATCCTGCCGAGATAGAAACATCCTCCGTCCGCCCGCCCGTGCGCCCCGTCACCGTCGAAGCGCTCCTTAGCCCCGGCGGCGGGTCGGCAGGCTGCAAATGCCGGGAGGAAAACAAATGAACGAACGCACCGCAGACGTAATCGTCATCGGCGGCGGGGTCATCGGCGCCTCCATCGCCTACTACCTCACAAAACTGGGTCTCAAGTCCGTTCTCCTGGAGCGCGGCGACATCTGCGCCGGCACCTCCGGGGCCTGCGACAAAGCGATCAGCATGCAGTCCAAGAACCCCGGCCTGCACCTCGACCTCGCGCTGGAAAGTTCGGCCATGTTCCCCGCCCTCGGCGAAGAACTCGGCGCCGACCTCGACTACCACCGCTACGGCGGCATGATCGCCATCGAAAACGAACGCCAGATGGCCATCATGGAAAAATTCGTCGAGCGCCAGAAAAACCATGGCCTGCCCGTCGAAATCCTCGGCGGCGACGAAGCTCGCAGGCGCCAGCCGGCCTTCGCGCCGTCCGTCATCGCCGCCACCTACAGCCCCGCCGACGCCGAAGTCAGCCCCCTCAAACTCACCTTCGCCTTTGCCCGCGCCGCGCGCCGCGGCGGCGCCGACATCAGAACCGGCGCGGAAGTGCGCGGTCTGCTGGTCAACAACGGCAGGGTGGAAGGGGTCGTCACCCAGGCAGGGGATATCAGGGCCGGCGTCGTCGTCAACGCCGCCGGCGTGTTCGCTCCCGCCATCGGCAGCATGGCCGGCATCGAGCTGCCCATCAAACCGCGGCGCGGCCAGATAATCGTCACCGAACCCATGCCCCCCATGGTCCACGGGGAAATCTGGAGCGCCCGCTACATCGTCGCCAAATACAACCCCGAAATGATCCGCAGCGAAGACCCCGAAGCCGCCGACCTCGGCGTAGGGCTGGCGGCCGGGCAGACCGCCGAAGGCACGCTGCTCATCGGCGGCACCAGGGAATTCGTCGGCTACGACACCGCCGTCACCCCCGAAGCCACCGCCGCCGTCCTGCGGCACGCCGTCAGCATCCTGCCCTTCCTCGCCAAAGTCCACGTCATCCGCACCTTTGCCGGCCTCAGGCCCTACACCCCCGACGGCATGCCCATCCTCGGCCCCGTCGAAGGGCTCGAAGGTTTCGTCATGGCGGCCGGCCACGAAGGCGACGGCATCGCCCTCGCGCCGATAACCGGCAAAATGATCGCCGCCTACATCGCCGGCGCCGAAACCGACAAACGCTTGCGGCAGCTGACCCTCAGCCGCTTCCAACAGGTTTAGTTGCAATACCGAAAAGTCATCCCCCGGCCAACCGGGGGATAACTTTTCTTTGTCGGCCGTTGATAAAGCCCCATCTGCGGCGTTGCTCCTCAGAGCGCTTGCTAGCGTACGCCCAAAGTACGCGTCGCGGCGCGCTCTTCCGGTGCGCCTTGCATCTGGGGCTTTCTGAACGGCCGCGGCACATCAAAGAGGAACGGCCGTTGCGGCCACCACATATTTACATCTCCCGTACGCAAAAAAGGGGACAAGGCGGCAGGGAAGAGGAGGGGAGCGGCGAAATCTTATCAGCGACGGAGGGATCAAGATGACAGCGGCAAACAACTTCCGGGACGTAGCGCTTCCCGCCTGGCAGGACTTCACCACCGGCAAAAAGCAGCTCCCCGCCATCCGCCCCCGGATCGTCGACTCCTGGGCCCGCTGCGCCCGGGCCAGCGTCAACCCCTATGACAACGCACTCCACAGCCGCCTCGACAGCGAAGCCATGGCAGCGCTGCTCGCCGAAAAACAGGAACTCATCAGAATCGCCAAACCCTTCATGGCCAACCTCTACAAATTCGTCGCCGGCTCCGGTTTCGTCGTCGTCCTCACCGACGAGCGCGGCTACATAATGGAAATATTCGCCGACGAGGACACCCTCGGCGGCCCGATGACCAACAACTTTTTCCGCGGCGCCAGCTGGCGGGAGGAAGAAGCTGGCACCAACGCCATCGGCACCGCCCTCGTTCTCCGCGAGCCCATCCAGGTCTCCGGCGCCGAGCACTACTGCCAGAAGCACCACTGCCTCACCTGCTCCTCGGCGCCCATCTTCGACGCCGACGGACGGATGGTCGGCATCCTCGACATGTCCGGCGCCTCCTACGCCTCCCACCTCCACACCCTCGGCATGGTCGTCGCCGCCGCCGAAGCCATCAACGCCCAG contains the following coding sequences:
- the dapA gene encoding 4-hydroxy-tetrahydrodipicolinate synthase, with translation MSKFGQVLTAMVTPFDKNMAVDYDKAAELAAYLVDHGNDGLVVAGSTGEAATLTDQERLKLFEVVLAAVGDRAYVVGGTGTNDTATSIHLTREAARIGLHGAMLVAPYYNKPSQEGLFRHFAAAAAAAPDLPLIVYNVPGRTSVNLLPETVLRLAAIKNIVAVKEASGNLEQMSEIIRIAPEGFDLYSGDDALTLPALAVGGCGVISVAGHIVGREIKAMIAAFFAGDLARARELHLKLIPVFRAMFIATNPTPVKAAVNMLGLAAGDVRLPLVAPGAADLDKIRAEMRKLDLPVNT
- a CDS encoding aspartate/glutamate racemase family protein — translated: MQLTGGYTNYGQDIGILMLDTVFPRLVGDIGNARTFPFPVRYKVVRGALPSRVVEQNDSRLLAAFVEGARELAAEGVKAVTTSCGFLAVFQRELAAAVDIPVLTSSLLQVPAVEKTLGSAQKIVIVTANSERLSPRHLAGAGIDSDRHIIFGLEDKEEFYTTFVRQKTTLDVAALQNEMEEAAREIRDRFPDAGALVLECTNLPPFRRIFARISGRPVYDILSLIGSLAFARGPADAADAWQNPAEPLPAGSLPADIYNTDKQ
- a CDS encoding sodium:solute symporter family protein; translation: MDLGTSLWIITIVLCGFFLWISWRVQGKAGESFSQYAIGGGSFPLYLILFTEFATIMGVGNFVGHAGRGYTLGLPWMAFILGEQGSKILFALLFAGIAGRFTYNTVAEMADDLFVRDKWTRAIAAILACCIMIAWVGGQGKAFGAIFNIATGADPLPIIIFFSAVFIIYTAIGGIHSVVWTDLFQGVLVLVLGVAFYFFAFEPVNWSFTELGNRLTAMGKGDLWSFNKVNPMTMVVNFVTATVGVLSAQIYWQRCFAAKNASTARTGLLFSGCAALIMVLLTCLVGMIILTLNPNLKADDAIPWMLTHYMPVWLSAMVFTLILAAGMSSADSNLNSATVLIVNDLIKPFRPDLDDQTLVKLAKGLTVVVGVFACWAAIQASTILGLFAKAYAMAGGGLVPLLLVGFLWRERSSEPLQMGRKNCKVTPWGARVGLVVGSVLTQVTALGPNRVLIALGAAIVLIVVVSMLTRDTGKDAPQSVSN
- a CDS encoding (2Fe-2S)-binding protein, giving the protein MRILRHPILGPLEEQPPVFIEVDGEPIPAREGEPIAAAIIAAGRLKLRHTRKSGEPRGVFCGIGRCTDCVMTVDGQANVRTCVTPVRAGMKIATQDAQAAREAKE
- a CDS encoding FAD-dependent oxidoreductase yields the protein MTQADTDIIVIGAGPAGLSAAAEAARLGAAVLVLDENDRPGGQLFKQIHKFFGSKDHRAGVRGYAIGDSLLAETARLGARIELGAVVYAIYPDRRVAVITADQRRLLLNPKKIILATGASENALAFPGCTLPGVMSAGAVQTMVNLHRVLPAEKTIMIGSGNVGLIVSYQIRQAGGQVAALVEAAPAIGGYGVHAAKISRLGVPILTGHTVKCVHGVDRVEGVTLVALDDRFRPVPGSERDVAVGCVAIAVGLTPLAELALMCGCKFTYIPKLGGHLPVHDDNMETTAAGIYVAGDITGVEEASSAMEEGRLAGIAAAEALGRVAPQEAAALKQAVWARLNALRTGRFGQARRDAKEQITAEGRGAHVS
- a CDS encoding 4Fe-4S binding protein, whose product is MSANLATCGYLSADELAACLPSHERMAKGPVAVIECVQDIPCNPCEEACPVRAITVGLPITSLPVLDAAKCIGCGVCIARCPGLAIFVVDASRPGDEGTVQLPYEAWPLPEPGDAVNALDRTGRRVGAGAVEKVLASKTQDHTAVVTVRVPKELLNTVRAISVEGRDGA
- a CDS encoding (2Fe-2S)-binding protein, which codes for MSKHICRCEEVNEDEIRQAIAEGATTVTGVKRRTGAGMGLCQGRTCRRLIVGLIAAETGQNPAEIETSSVRPPVRPVTVEALLSPGGGSAGCKCREENK
- a CDS encoding FAD-dependent oxidoreductase; translation: MNERTADVIVIGGGVIGASIAYYLTKLGLKSVLLERGDICAGTSGACDKAISMQSKNPGLHLDLALESSAMFPALGEELGADLDYHRYGGMIAIENERQMAIMEKFVERQKNHGLPVEILGGDEARRRQPAFAPSVIAATYSPADAEVSPLKLTFAFARAARRGGADIRTGAEVRGLLVNNGRVEGVVTQAGDIRAGVVVNAAGVFAPAIGSMAGIELPIKPRRGQIIVTEPMPPMVHGEIWSARYIVAKYNPEMIRSEDPEAADLGVGLAAGQTAEGTLLIGGTREFVGYDTAVTPEATAAVLRHAVSILPFLAKVHVIRTFAGLRPYTPDGMPILGPVEGLEGFVMAAGHEGDGIALAPITGKMIAAYIAGAETDKRLRQLTLSRFQQV